Proteins from a single region of Sesamum indicum cultivar Zhongzhi No. 13 linkage group LG5, S_indicum_v1.0, whole genome shotgun sequence:
- the LOC105161647 gene encoding uncharacterized protein LOC105161647, with protein sequence MGCSTSKLDDEEAVQLCKDRKKFIRQAVEHRAKFASGHIAYIQAMKRVSSALREYIDGDEPREFLLDSFTTPAFTPIKKTSPGFISISPDSFSVTPFKSETNSSYKINYFKSGGNSSVSVEERLPQSPETYRVQAYSPIRHFGMDSMFAMQSSPMNASFFQYSPNNRPNYPPPSPQTSQWDFFWNPFSSLDYYGYPTRSSVDQGMLDDENAELQQVREEEGIPELEEETEHEDIDDRMTNKEESGKFNVNIEREEVVVEDVDDSDDSDSDCETDGGHELEKHVQELPSQEKESIEVAKAQNVGQISKKETAVADCESKEETPGFTVYVNRRPTSMAEVIKDLEDQFVAACNAAGEMSSILEASRARYSSSSNDLSAMKMLNPVALFRSASSRSSSARFLVTASTSREESYESSSDLSEESCIWSHQSTLDRLYAWEKKLYQEVRAGERVRIQYEKKCAQLRNQDVKGDDPSFVDKTRAAMRDLDTQIKVSIHSVEAISKRIETLRDEELEPQLLELVHGLSRMWKVMAECHQMQKRTLDEAKILLAGTPSKLSGTKKYTIMSPSEPHRLARSASNLETELRNWRACFDTWIVSQRSYIHALSGWLLRCVRPDPSTKLPYSPRRSLGAPPIFNICIQWSRFLDAIQEAPVLDGMDFFVAGVGSLYAQQLREDSRRQSGGSKRFGPEIAGNMEVVEAGRFEDEVMTAEKMAEVAIRVLCAGMSVAVSALTEFAVSSADGYADLIKQLENGKQSLHGTEK encoded by the exons atgGGATGTTCTACATCGAAGTTGGATGATGAAGAAGCTGTCCAGCTTTGTAAAGATAGGAAGAAGTTCATTAGACAAGCTGTTGAGCATAGAGCGAAGTTCGCCTCCGGTCATATTGCTTATATACAAGCCATGAAAAGAGTTTCTTCTGCGCTTCgagaatatattgatggaGACGAGCCCCGGGAGTTTCTGTTAGATTCGTTTACGACACCGGCGTTCACCCCTATAAAGAAAACAAGCCCTGGTTTCATCTCAATATCACCTGACTCCTTCTCAGTAACACCATTTAAATCTGAAACCAACTCATCTTACaagataaattacttcaaGTCTGGTGGAAATTCTTCTGTTTCTGTTGAGGAGAGACTGCCTCAGTCACCAGAAACTTACAGAGTCCAAGCTTACTCTCCCATCCGTCATTTCGGTATGGACAGCATGTTCGCAATGCAATCATCTCCAATGAACGCTTCATTCTTCCAGTACTCTCCCAATAATAGACCAAATTATCCTCCACCTTCTCCTCAAACATCTCAATGGGATTTCTTCTGGAACCCTTTTTCTTCGTTAGATTACTATGGCTATCCCACCAGAAGCAGCGTTGATCAAGGGATGCTGGACGATGAGAATGCTGAGCTACAACAAGTTCGAGAAGAGGAAGGCATACCCGAGTTAGAAGAGGAAACGGAACATGAAGATATTGATGATAGGATGACTAATAAAGAGGAGAGTGGTAAATTTAACGTGAACATTGAGAGAGAGGAAGTTGTCGTGGAAGATGTTGACGACAGCGATGACAGTGACAGCGATTGTGAAACAGATGGAGGACATGAACTGGAGAAACATGTCCAAGAATTACCGTCccaggaaaaagaaagcataGAAGTAGCAAAAGCTCAAAATGTAGgtcaaataagtaaaaaagaaacagcAGTTGCTGATTGTGAATCAAAAGAGGAAACACCTGGCTTCACCGTTTATGTAAACAGAAGGCCAACAAGTATGGCAGAAGTTATTAAGGATCTTGAAGATCAATTCGTGGCTGCTTGTAATGCGGCTGGTGAGATGTCCTCCATCTTGGAGGCCAGCAGGGCACGGTACTCGTCATCTTCAAATGATCTATCAG CAATGAAGATGTTGAATCCAGTAGCATTATTTAGGTCGGCTTCATCTCGATCATCATCAGCAAGATTTTTGGTCACTGCTTCAACTTCAAGAGAGGAAAGCTATGAAAGCAGCAGCGATTTATCCGAGGAGTCCTGCATATGGAGTCACCAATCGACATTGGACAGATTATATGCTTGGGAAAAGAAACTTTACCAGGAAGTTAGG GCTGGTGAGCGTGTTCGGAtacaatatgaaaagaaatgtGCACAACTTAGAAATCAAGATGTGAAAGGCGACGACCCTTCTTTTGTCGATAAAACAAGGGCTGCCATGAGAGACCTGGATACTCAGATAAAAGTTTCTATACACTCTGTTGAAGCTATCTCAAAGAGGATTGAAACTTTACGGGATGAAGAATTGGAGCCGCAGCTCCTAGAATTGGTGCATGG GTTATCAAGAATGTGGAAGGTGATGGCAGAGTGCCATCAAATGCAAAAGCGTACTCTAGATGAAGCCAAGATTTTGCTTGCTGGAACACCTTCAAAACTTTCTGGAACAAAGAAATACACAATAATGTCGCCATCCGAGCCACACAGGCTCGCTCGTTCAGCTTCTAACCTGGAGACAGAGCTTAGGAACTGGAGAGCCTGCTTTGATACCTGGATTGTTTCTCAACGATCCTACATCCATGCACTTAGTGGATGGCTCTTGCGTTGTGTTCGTCCAGATCCCAGCACAAAGTTACCATACTCTCCTCGCCGGTCCTTAGGCGCCCCACCAATATTTAACATTTGCATTCAATGGTCAAGGTTCTTGGACGCCATCCAAGAAGCCCCAGTACTCGACGGGATGGACTTTTTCGTGGCAGGTGTCGGCTCATTGTATGCACAACAATTACGGGAAGATTCTCGCCGGCAATCAGGTGGTTCAAAGAGGTTCGGACCGGAAATTGCCGGGAACATGGAGGTGGTGGAGGCGGGCCGATTTGAAGATGAAGTCATGACCGCAGAAAAAATGGCTGAGGTCGCCATAAGAGTGTTGTGCGCTGGAATGTCGGTTGCTGTCAGTGCGCTTACCGAGTTCGCTGTTAGTTCAGCGGATGGATACGCGGATTTGATCAAGCAATTGGAGAATGGGAAGCAAAGTTTACATGGAACAGAGAAGTAG
- the LOC105161649 gene encoding putative inactive cadmium/zinc-transporting ATPase HMA3, whose amino-acid sequence MRPSHLLLACLSVSSHFLRFCINTLQEFIIGNQSRKAEMESIDDKIVRQKFQKSYFDVLGLCCSSEIPIIEKILASLDGIKDFSVVLPTKTLIVVHDSLLISQLQIVKALNQARLEANVRSVYGGGESYKNKWPSPYAVASGTLLLLSFLKYVYSPMRWLAVGAIAVGIPPVVLKAVAAVRNFRLDINILVLITVAGSIALRDYWEAGTIVFLFTISEWLESKQMNLATAVMSSLVSVVPQRAVLADTGEEVDADEVKLNTVLAVKAGEVIPIDGVVVEGTCEVDEKTMTGESFPVAKQKDSTVWASTINLNGYISIKTTAVAEDCVVARMAKIVEEAQNKKSRTQRFMDKCAKYYTPAIVAISAALAIVPLAVHVRNKKEWYHLALVVLVSGCPCALLLSTPVAMFCALTKAATLGVLFKGAEHLENLAQIKIMAFDKTGTITRGEFLVVDFKSLRDDISLNTLLYWISSVECKSSHPMAAALVEFARAHAVAPKPDRVEKFQNFPGEGICGKIEDNEIYIGNRKIASRAGSTAVPNLEGYDTEGKSVGYVFLGSSPAGIFYLSDMCRTGAKEAIEELKSVGIKTVMLTGDCHGAAKRAQEQLGGALEVVHAELLPEDKASIIKELQKEGRTAMIGDGLNDAPALATADIGISMGVSGSALATESGDIVLMSNDMRRIPKALRIAKEVRWKIIQNVMVSISTKTAILVLAVSGHPLVWAALLADVGTCLLVILNSMLLLKGTSGRGKGCCLSTAHSHIHKQKSACSSAESPNKCELQSCSSKNCGSKCGSSDSSSGPCGDEKHSSSAKEHCHNAHSHSRNKITDKDHQCCHKVHQDLESQQVHVHGCSENVSCSENNDCERSVLRHETEQCEDHNHSTSCNNSPQSTVSNEQPTSNNHDLSRMTSGKREGKCCSHTPRKQEGRSGCGEHASEYGKQRSCVANMLGCKNSEECKAVHKACVASKKMHVGCCESFRRECCIRNGHFGTTFRGGLSKYVID is encoded by the exons ATGCGCCCATCTCACCTCCTCCTTGCTTGTTTATCTGTCTCGTCACACTTTCTCCGTTTTTGCATCAACACCCTTCAAGAATTCATCAT AGGAaatcaatcaagaaaagcagAAATGGAAAGCATTGATGACAAGATTGTGCGGCAAAAATTCCAGAAGAGCTACTTCGATGTATTGGGCCTTTGCTGTTCTTCTGAAATTCcgataattgaaaaaattcttgCATCACTTGACGGAATCAAAGATTTCTCAGTTGTACTCCCTACCAAGACCCTCATTGTTGTCCATGATTCTCTCCTCATTTCCCAGCTTCAAATAG TAAAGGCACTGAATCAGGCGAGGCTGGAGGCAAATGTTAGGTCAGTATACGGCGGCGGGGAAAGCTACAAGAACAAATGGCCGAGCCCCTACGCAGTTGCCAGTGGTACATTGCTATTGCTGTCGTTTCTCAAGTATGTGTACAGCCCGATGCGGTGGCTGGCCGTCGGAGCAATCGCTGTCGGGATCCCTCCGGTTGTACTAAAGGCTGTTGCGGCGGTTCGCAACTTCAGGCTGGACATCAACATCCTCGTCCTGATTACGG TTGCCGGATCAATCGCCCTGCGTGACTACTGGGAAGCTGGCACTATCGTGTTCTTGTTTACGATATCAGAGTGGCTCGAGTCAAAGCAAATGAACTTA GCCACTGCTGTTATGTCATCGTTAGTTAGTGTAGTACCCCAAAGAGCCGTTCTAGCTGACACCGGGGAAGAGGTTGATGCAGATGAAGTCAAGTTGAATACTGTTCTAGCTGTGAAGGCCGGTGAAGTTATACCTATAGATGGAGTAGTTGTAGAAGGGACGTGCGAAGTGGATGAGAAAACTATGACCGGAGAATCGTTTCCTGTGGCAAAGCAGAAAGACTCCACTGTTTGGGCTAGCACAATCAATCTCAATG GCTACATAAGCATTAAAACCACGGCTGTGGCGGAGGACTGTGTGGTGGCTAGAATGGCAAAGATTGTCGAAGAGGCTCAAAACAAAAAGTCCAGAACTCAAAGGTTTATGGACAAGTGCGCCAAGTACTACACACCAG CCATAGTGGCGATATCTGCTGCGCTGGCCATCGTCCCTCTGGCAGTCCATGTTCGAAATAAGAAGGAATGGTACCACTTGGCTCTTGTCGTTTTAGTGAGTGGATGCCCTTGTGCACTTCTGCTTTCCACACCGGTTGCCATGTTCTGTGCACTAACAAAAGCAGCTACGCTAGGTGTTCTGTTTAAAGGAGCCGAGCATCTTGAAAATCTTGCTCAGATAAAGATCATGGCCTTTGACAAAACGGGGACGATAACAAGGGGAGAATTCCTGGTGGTGGATTTCAAATCTCTCCGTGATGATATCAGCTTGAATACGCTGCTCTATTG GATTTCGAGTGTAGAATGCAAGTCAAGTCATCCAATGGCGGCTGCTCTAGTTGAGTTTGCTAGAGCACATGCAGTGGCGCCGAAGCCTGACAGAGTTgagaagtttcaaaattttcctgGTGAAGGGATTTGTGGGAAGATTGAAGATAACGAAATATACATCGGAAACAGGAAAATCGCTTCAAGAGCAGGGTCTACTGCAG TTCCCAACTTAGAAGGTTATGACACAGAAGGAAAGTCTGTCGGCTACGTTTTCTTGGGGTCATCTCCTGCCGGCATCTTTTATCTCTCTGATATGTGCCGAACAGGAGCAAAGGAAGCAATTGAAGAGCTGAAGTCAGTAGGCATCAAAACCGTAATGCTAACTGGAGATTGTCATGGAGCTGCCAAGCGTGCACAAGAACAG TTAGGAGGAGCTTTGGAGGTTGTTCATGCCGAGCTTCTACCAGAAGACAAAGCAAGCATCATTAAAGAGCTCCAGAAAGAGGGACGTACTGCCATGATTGGTGATGGCCTCAACGATGCTCCTGCATTAGCCACAGCAGACATTGGGATCTCCATGGGTGTATCAGGTTCAGCACTTGCAACAGAATCCGGGGACATCGTTCTCATGTCAAACGACATGCGGAGAATACCAAAAGCTCTCCGTATTGCAAAGGAAGTTAGGTggaaaattattcaaaatgtgATGGTGTCTATTTCAACCAAGACTGCAATTTTAGTATTAGCCGTATCTGGTCATCCGCTTGTCTGGGCTGCACTGCTCGCTGACGTTGGAACATGCTTATTAGTGATCTTAAACAGCATGCTGCTGCTGAAAGGAACGAGTGGACGGGGAAAAGGTTGTTGCCTGTCTACAGCTCACTCACATATCCACAAACAGAAATCAGCTTGTTCTAGTGCTGAATCTCCAAACAAGTGCGAGCTTCAATCATGCTCGTCCAAAAATTGTGGCTCCAAATGTGGTTCTTCTGATTCAAGCTCAGGGCCTTGTGGGGATGAGAAACACTCGAGCTCTGCCAAAGAGCACTGTCACAATGCACATTCTCATTCACGCAACAAGATAACTGACAAGGATCATCAGTGCTGTCACAAAGTCCATCAGGACCTTGAATCACAGCAAGTGCACGTCCACGGATGCTCTGAAAATGTAAGCTGCAGTGAGAACAATGATTGTGAAAGATCAGTTCTAAGGCACGAAACAGAACAATGTGAGGATCATAACCATAGTACAAGCTGCAATAATTCTCCACAATCAACAGTGTCCAATGAGCAGCCTACGTCTAACAATCATGATCTCAGCCGAATGACATCAGGCAAACGGGAGGGGAAGTGTTGCAGCCACActccaagaaaacaagaaggtCGGTCAGGATGTGGAGAGCATGCCTCTGAATACGGTAAACAAAGAAGTTGTGTCGCTAACATGTTAGGCTGTAAGAACAGTGAAGAATGCAAAGCTGTCCATAAGGCTTGTGTAGCCTCCAAGAAAATGCACGTCGGATGCTGCGAAAGCTTCAGAAGGGAATGCTGCATCAGAAATGGGCACTTTGGAACTACTTTCAGAGGAGGTTTATCAAAATATGTCATAGACTAG